Proteins found in one Agaribacterium sp. ZY112 genomic segment:
- a CDS encoding pilus assembly protein: MMNKYSKYGLTFLCAYSVQALASVDDELSDLPLFLGNSVKPNVLFIMDDSGSMENEIMLSPGAYANSSYSGHNASGAAFDRNIKAWHNWYGNKWKWWGMPTYDRTYADHADLLRSCVGYSSLAYNPDLTYEPWYGYTDAPITAAPLYPIGKMHDNKTSQAYYYANATVNLEETPSQGVDTNNPLKRGYGYVRWDDEPSTGTPGVFDPGECGEGTISNWNNPTNANIDNAHFVPVSSMTAEEKTNYANWFTYHRKRRFSMTSPMLDILSETTLRVGVATINKASDVALEIDDTVDSNGLDTGQRAKAINSILEVGQQKSTPLRRPLENAGRYFSGESVDWNFIGPTSNPGSPILSKAEGGECQHNYTMLLTDGYSNEGGNTPSVNYGNKDKNDTEYGGYPYEDDYSNTMADIAMYYYSTDLDTNLDGKVKSKNPEDLNEEQHMVTYTVAFGLAGNITTGMPVRDENGAWTNVPTWPNANNNLWVGEKKASLDDLMHAAFNGRGDFLSALNPIELKASLNEVVESILSNSEFSAASIGFNSTNISDGTKLYQSRFEPQNWSGDLVSFDFSSGNSIVSTQEPDLKAGEILSDRVADKGHADRIIVTHNGTKGVPFTYVTTGADALSTAQINDLAYGAPVDDPATGENEYDDYMNAIVAWLRGDNTDPQFRQRKNGFVLGDIAHSSPQIVGKPSEPYPNHIESSLAPYSTFVNANAAREKVVYVGANDGMVHAFKADTLDELFAYIPSHLYSSETDKGLHWLANPNYTHKPYIDGTPTTGDVYIGSAWKTYLVGGFGAGARGIYVLDVTDPASFTSEASVASKIVMEFTDDQLGYTFARPQIAKLNNGEWVAIFGNGYANDHVSADGIAYLYILYLDGHEGAGTSGPSFRKISTKTGPATGTDCKEIADCNGLSSPTLIDLTGDAKVDRVYAGDLWGNMWAFDLSDSDPTKWAVAHSDATNQPMPFFVACSGVDAASSIDPTTGRCLSTTRQSITVEPAIVGHAEKNSLGTKPNTFVMFGTGTYLTQNDINNTQQQSFYAAWDAGAAIDNLAKPLNRFSNLQEQVITEDAKGYRTLSKNNVNYNTQYGWYMNLPDSGERSVITPVAAGELILFATSIPESAACSEGGSGHLMAASIFEGQTPPFQVFDVDPDQASVAIDQLPVGTSFIDNKTVVPDASGGIQSINTKVSKEALSRRVNWSIIR, from the coding sequence ATGATGAATAAATACAGTAAATATGGTCTTACATTTTTATGTGCCTATTCGGTTCAAGCTCTTGCTAGTGTTGATGATGAACTTAGTGATTTACCTTTGTTCCTAGGTAATTCTGTCAAGCCTAATGTCCTATTTATAATGGATGATTCAGGCTCGATGGAAAATGAGATTATGCTTTCTCCTGGGGCCTATGCTAACAGCAGTTATAGTGGTCACAATGCAAGTGGTGCAGCCTTTGATCGAAATATTAAGGCTTGGCATAATTGGTATGGAAATAAATGGAAGTGGTGGGGTATGCCTACTTATGACCGGACCTACGCTGATCACGCAGATTTATTACGTTCCTGTGTTGGCTATAGTAGTCTAGCGTATAATCCGGATCTGACATACGAACCTTGGTATGGTTATACTGATGCGCCAATTACTGCTGCACCTTTATACCCTATTGGTAAGATGCATGATAATAAAACCTCTCAGGCGTATTATTATGCGAATGCGACGGTTAATTTAGAAGAAACACCTAGCCAAGGGGTGGATACCAATAACCCTTTAAAGCGTGGTTATGGTTATGTTCGCTGGGATGACGAGCCTAGTACAGGCACACCTGGTGTGTTTGATCCCGGTGAGTGTGGTGAAGGGACAATTTCTAATTGGAATAACCCTACTAATGCCAATATTGATAATGCTCACTTTGTACCTGTAAGTAGTATGACCGCAGAAGAGAAAACCAATTACGCCAATTGGTTTACTTATCATCGAAAGCGCCGTTTTTCGATGACGTCTCCAATGCTGGATATATTATCTGAGACCACTTTACGCGTTGGTGTTGCGACTATTAATAAGGCGAGTGATGTCGCTCTTGAAATTGATGACACTGTAGACTCTAACGGGTTGGATACTGGTCAAAGAGCTAAAGCTATTAATAGCATTCTGGAAGTAGGGCAGCAGAAATCAACCCCTTTACGTCGCCCTTTAGAAAATGCTGGCCGTTACTTTTCGGGTGAAAGCGTTGATTGGAATTTTATTGGCCCGACATCAAACCCCGGCAGCCCAATTTTAAGTAAGGCAGAGGGAGGTGAGTGCCAGCATAATTACACTATGTTATTGACCGACGGTTACTCTAATGAGGGAGGCAATACTCCTAGTGTAAATTATGGCAATAAGGATAAAAATGATACTGAGTACGGTGGTTACCCCTATGAAGATGACTACTCAAATACCATGGCTGATATTGCCATGTATTACTACTCAACGGACTTAGACACAAATTTAGACGGAAAAGTAAAATCTAAAAACCCTGAAGATCTAAATGAAGAGCAGCATATGGTGACTTATACAGTTGCCTTTGGTTTGGCGGGGAATATTACAACAGGCATGCCTGTACGTGATGAAAATGGTGCATGGACAAATGTTCCCACTTGGCCTAATGCGAACAACAATCTATGGGTTGGTGAGAAAAAAGCCTCTCTTGATGATCTTATGCATGCGGCTTTTAACGGTCGAGGGGATTTCTTATCAGCACTGAACCCAATTGAGCTTAAAGCTAGTTTAAATGAGGTGGTTGAAAGTATTTTAAGTAACTCCGAATTTAGTGCTGCGTCTATTGGTTTTAATTCAACAAACATTAGTGATGGGACTAAGCTGTATCAGAGTCGCTTTGAGCCTCAGAATTGGAGTGGTGATCTAGTCTCTTTCGACTTTTCTAGTGGTAACAGTATTGTATCGACTCAAGAGCCTGATCTGAAAGCGGGTGAAATACTTAGTGACCGAGTTGCAGATAAAGGGCATGCAGACCGTATTATCGTTACCCATAACGGTACCAAAGGCGTGCCTTTTACCTATGTAACCACAGGAGCTGATGCACTAAGTACAGCGCAAATAAATGATCTTGCCTATGGTGCGCCTGTAGATGATCCAGCTACAGGCGAGAATGAATACGATGACTATATGAACGCTATTGTTGCGTGGTTACGTGGCGACAATACAGATCCACAATTTCGTCAACGTAAAAATGGCTTTGTATTAGGAGATATCGCTCATTCAAGTCCGCAAATTGTTGGTAAACCAAGCGAGCCTTATCCTAATCATATTGAAAGTTCGTTAGCTCCTTATAGTACCTTTGTTAATGCCAATGCGGCACGTGAAAAGGTCGTCTATGTTGGTGCAAATGATGGTATGGTGCACGCCTTTAAAGCCGATACATTGGATGAGCTCTTTGCTTATATTCCCAGTCATCTTTATTCGTCTGAAACTGATAAAGGCTTACATTGGTTAGCCAACCCCAATTATACGCACAAGCCATATATTGACGGTACACCTACTACAGGTGATGTCTATATTGGCTCTGCTTGGAAGACCTACTTGGTAGGAGGGTTTGGCGCTGGTGCTAGAGGTATCTATGTGTTAGATGTAACGGACCCTGCGTCTTTTACTTCTGAAGCATCCGTTGCCTCAAAAATAGTGATGGAGTTTACGGATGATCAGTTAGGTTATACCTTTGCTCGCCCTCAAATTGCTAAGTTAAATAATGGCGAGTGGGTGGCTATTTTTGGCAACGGCTATGCAAACGATCATGTCAGTGCTGATGGTATAGCCTATTTGTATATTCTTTATTTGGATGGCCATGAAGGTGCAGGTACAAGTGGGCCTTCCTTTAGGAAGATCTCAACCAAAACGGGGCCGGCAACAGGTACAGATTGTAAAGAAATTGCAGATTGTAATGGCCTCTCATCTCCCACCTTGATTGATTTAACTGGGGATGCCAAAGTCGATAGGGTGTATGCTGGTGATCTTTGGGGCAATATGTGGGCCTTTGATTTAAGTGATAGCGACCCAACTAAGTGGGCCGTTGCACACAGCGATGCAACCAATCAACCTATGCCGTTTTTCGTTGCTTGTTCTGGTGTTGATGCTGCTAGTAGTATTGATCCTACAACAGGACGTTGCCTCTCTACTACTCGTCAGTCAATTACTGTGGAGCCAGCTATTGTTGGTCATGCAGAAAAAAATTCACTAGGAACTAAACCAAATACGTTTGTTATGTTTGGTACGGGCACTTATTTGACTCAAAATGATATTAATAATACCCAACAGCAGAGTTTTTATGCTGCCTGGGATGCAGGGGCGGCGATTGATAATCTGGCGAAACCCTTAAATCGCTTTTCAAATCTGCAAGAGCAGGTAATTACTGAAGACGCTAAAGGTTATAGAACGCTCAGTAAAAATAACGTGAATTACAATACTCAGTATGGCTGGTATATGAACTTGCCAGACTCTGGTGAGCGTTCAGTTATTACTCCTGTGGCTGCTGGCGAGTTAATTCTTTTTGCAACCTCGATTCCAGAAAGTGCTGCTTGTTCTGAAGGTGGTTCGGGGCATCTGATGGCGGCTTCTATTTTTGAAGGCCAAACACCGCCGTTTCAAGTTTTTGATGTCGACCCTGATCAAGCGTCGGTAGCGATTGATCAGCTACCGGTTGGTACCAGCTTTATAGATAATAAAACAGTGGTGCCAGATGCCTCTGGAGGTATTCAGTCTATTAATACCAAGGTCTCTAAAGAAGCACTTTCTCGCCGAGTAAACTGGTCTATCATCCGCTAA